A window of the Gemmatirosa kalamazoonensis genome harbors these coding sequences:
- the trpD gene encoding anthranilate phosphoribosyltransferase — MSGPAPDALRDALRLLAAGQPLGGDAVTAAFDVVMRGEATPAQIAGLLIALRVRGESGEVVAAVVRAMRSVMVPLPVDDPDALVDTCGTGGGTVQTFNISTAAALLAAGAGARVAKHGNRSNTTRSGSADVLEALGVPIDCPPERMRRVLDQAGIVFMFAPAMHPAMRHVGPVRRELAIPTVMNMVGPLANPASAGRQVVGVAEVGRLPLMAGALASLGSVHAMVVYGEPGLDEISPLGPTRVLEVRRGRATPEAWTIDPAEHGFAGVRESDLAGGSPEENAGVILEVLAGGGPAGAQAAVVLNAAAALYVAGIADSYADGIGAARRALERGDGLRALDRMRAAYGDA; from the coding sequence ATGAGCGGCCCGGCCCCCGACGCGCTGCGTGACGCGCTCCGTCTGCTCGCCGCCGGACAACCGTTAGGCGGGGACGCCGTCACCGCGGCGTTCGACGTCGTGATGCGCGGCGAGGCGACGCCGGCGCAGATCGCGGGGCTGCTGATCGCCCTGCGCGTGCGCGGCGAGAGCGGCGAGGTGGTCGCCGCGGTCGTGCGCGCGATGCGCAGCGTGATGGTGCCGCTGCCGGTCGACGACCCGGACGCGCTCGTCGACACGTGCGGCACCGGCGGCGGCACGGTGCAGACGTTCAACATCTCCACCGCCGCGGCGCTGCTGGCCGCCGGCGCCGGCGCCCGGGTGGCGAAGCACGGCAACCGGTCGAACACGACGCGGTCCGGAAGCGCCGACGTGCTGGAGGCCCTCGGGGTGCCGATCGACTGCCCGCCGGAGCGCATGCGCCGCGTGCTCGACCAGGCAGGCATCGTGTTCATGTTCGCTCCGGCCATGCACCCCGCGATGCGCCACGTCGGTCCGGTGCGGCGCGAGCTCGCCATTCCCACGGTGATGAACATGGTCGGCCCGCTCGCGAACCCGGCGTCGGCGGGGCGGCAGGTGGTGGGCGTGGCCGAGGTCGGCCGCCTGCCGCTGATGGCCGGCGCGCTGGCCTCGTTAGGCAGCGTGCACGCGATGGTCGTCTACGGCGAGCCTGGCCTCGACGAGATCTCGCCGCTCGGCCCGACGCGCGTGCTCGAGGTGCGCCGTGGCCGCGCGACGCCCGAGGCGTGGACGATCGACCCGGCGGAGCACGGCTTCGCCGGCGTGCGCGAGTCCGACCTCGCCGGCGGCAGCCCGGAGGAGAACGCGGGCGTGATCCTCGAGGTGCTCGCCGGCGGCGGACCGGCGGGCGCGCAGGCGGCGGTGGTTCTCAACGCCGCCGCCGCGCTCTACGTGGCCGGGATCGCCGACAGCTACGCGGACGGGATCGGCGCGGCGAGGCGCGCGCTGGAGCGTGGCGACGGGCTCCGCGCGCTCGATCGGATGCGAGCGGCGTACGGCGACGCCTGA
- a CDS encoding GAF domain-containing protein — protein sequence MPPRTLASLAHALGAAPDVGAALVALSEALAELDRGASVALLTYDERRGLLAERLLPLGGHTDRAPLDASMEHLPTQLRLGIMSGGRFVDLADRSSEVSRLFTLTLPAEGTLSLRGVRVEGYLPAVLALTEPRKIFGARVLDRFAPAVSLFELAFARLWEREAREEAVHTLEEVTQRVHAEYVRKLGALERQLADVRATPAVGMPAIAPPPVAMEMAATQQAEAVRRAERRAEMLEQQISSSAAQLEQTQLELHRRGETLRQTSRTLYLIDRVLSLDAAANDPRQLVDGLLALVGDDMQAQRCSLMLRAPEPNHLYLAAARGIAPHVMDGARVRFGEGVAGRVAQSRVPLLVRDVRDAGTHPLLHDQYFTTGSFISFPLVYHGELVGVVNLTNKANASAYTDEDVERVRLLGLVIALIATHAQLPERLLDVIAVA from the coding sequence ATGCCGCCACGCACGCTCGCCTCGCTCGCCCACGCTCTTGGCGCCGCACCCGACGTGGGCGCGGCGCTCGTCGCGCTGTCGGAGGCGCTCGCGGAGCTCGACCGCGGCGCGAGCGTCGCGCTGCTGACCTACGACGAGCGGCGCGGGCTGCTGGCCGAGCGCCTGCTCCCGCTGGGCGGCCACACCGACCGCGCGCCGCTCGACGCGAGCATGGAGCACCTGCCGACGCAGCTCCGACTCGGCATCATGAGCGGCGGCCGCTTCGTCGACCTCGCCGACCGCTCCTCGGAGGTGTCGCGGCTGTTCACGCTGACGCTGCCGGCGGAGGGAACGCTGTCGCTGCGCGGCGTGCGCGTGGAGGGCTACCTCCCGGCGGTGCTCGCGCTCACCGAGCCGCGCAAGATCTTCGGCGCGCGGGTGCTCGACCGCTTCGCGCCCGCCGTGTCGCTGTTCGAGCTGGCGTTCGCGCGGCTGTGGGAGCGCGAGGCGCGCGAGGAGGCCGTGCACACGCTCGAGGAGGTCACGCAGCGCGTGCACGCCGAGTACGTGCGCAAGCTCGGTGCGCTGGAGCGGCAGCTCGCCGACGTGCGCGCGACGCCCGCCGTGGGCATGCCCGCGATCGCGCCGCCGCCCGTCGCGATGGAGATGGCGGCGACGCAGCAGGCGGAGGCGGTCCGGCGCGCGGAGCGGCGCGCGGAGATGCTGGAGCAGCAGATCTCCAGCTCCGCCGCGCAGCTGGAGCAGACGCAGCTCGAGCTGCACCGCCGCGGCGAGACGCTGCGCCAGACGAGCCGCACGCTGTACCTCATCGACCGCGTGCTGTCGCTCGACGCGGCGGCGAACGACCCGCGCCAGCTCGTCGACGGGCTGCTCGCGCTCGTCGGCGACGACATGCAGGCGCAGCGCTGCTCGCTGATGCTGCGCGCGCCGGAGCCGAACCACCTGTACCTCGCCGCCGCGCGCGGCATCGCGCCGCACGTCATGGACGGCGCACGCGTGCGGTTCGGCGAGGGCGTCGCGGGTCGCGTGGCGCAGAGCAGGGTGCCGCTGCTCGTGCGCGACGTGCGCGACGCGGGCACGCACCCGCTGCTCCACGATCAGTACTTCACGACCGGGAGCTTCATCAGCTTCCCGCTCGTCTACCACGGGGAGCTCGTGGGCGTCGTGAACCTCACGAACAAGGCGAACGCCTCCGCGTACACCGACGAGGACGTGGAGCGCGTGCGGCTGCTGGGGCTCGTCATCGCGCTCATCGCCACGCACGCGCAGCTGCCGGAGCGGCTGCTCGACGTGATCGCGGTCGCATGA
- the truA gene encoding tRNA pseudouridine(38-40) synthase TruA → MSRTVQLVLHYDGARFAGWQRQADARTVQGELEAALERICATHVPVVGAGRTDAGVHARGQAAGVRVAERWTPAALRRAMNAVLPADVWVADAHEMRPEFHARFRAVARRYSYVVGTDEEAMSPFRRGRELAFRRPLARELLDAAAAALVGDHCFRAFAVKGTAPADDPHRCIVTEASWRDRPGGLVFVVEANRFLHHMVRFLVGTMLDVASGRRDPGDVARLLVAADNSEVSAPAPPHALFLDGVRYPADLYLPTA, encoded by the coding sequence ATGTCGCGCACGGTTCAGCTGGTGCTCCACTACGACGGTGCCCGGTTCGCCGGGTGGCAGCGGCAGGCCGACGCCCGCACCGTGCAGGGCGAGCTCGAGGCGGCGCTGGAGCGAATCTGCGCCACGCACGTGCCGGTCGTCGGCGCCGGACGCACCGATGCCGGGGTGCACGCCCGCGGACAGGCCGCCGGAGTGCGCGTGGCCGAGCGATGGACGCCCGCCGCGCTGCGTCGCGCGATGAACGCCGTGCTGCCGGCGGACGTGTGGGTGGCCGACGCGCACGAGATGCGTCCCGAGTTCCACGCGCGGTTCCGCGCCGTCGCGCGCCGCTACTCCTACGTCGTCGGCACCGACGAGGAGGCGATGTCCCCCTTTCGCCGCGGACGCGAGCTCGCGTTCAGGCGTCCGCTCGCGCGCGAGCTGCTCGACGCCGCCGCGGCCGCGCTCGTCGGCGACCACTGCTTTCGCGCGTTCGCCGTGAAGGGCACCGCGCCGGCCGACGACCCGCACCGGTGCATCGTGACCGAGGCGTCGTGGCGGGACCGGCCGGGCGGGCTCGTGTTCGTGGTCGAGGCGAACCGGTTTCTCCATCACATGGTGCGCTTCCTCGTCGGCACGATGCTCGACGTCGCGTCCGGCCGACGCGATCCCGGCGACGTGGCGCGCTTGCTCGTCGCCGCCGACAATAGCGAGGTTTCAGCGCCGGCTCCGCCGCACGCGCTCTTTCTCGACGGGGTACGCTACCCCGCTGACCTCTACCTTCCGACCGCATGA
- a CDS encoding transaldolase family protein, translating to MRILLASASPADIRWAADHGLADGIVTSPSLLANERSGADPRELLAEICRQVGLLPVHASVAAVDPNDMYRDGRELAKVADSIVVEVPLVDDAVVAIRRLASEGVRVAATLAFNAAQALLAAKSGASSVTIAVDQLHELGTDSIVVVQESRRLFDRAGAECDLVAAYPRGSAEFIACGLAGADAVTVDVENLRSLLVHPLTDRGVDRFLKELATRPKPRIAPV from the coding sequence ATGAGAATCCTTCTCGCGTCCGCCTCGCCCGCCGACATCCGATGGGCCGCGGACCACGGGCTCGCCGACGGGATCGTGACGTCGCCGTCGCTGCTCGCGAACGAGCGCTCGGGCGCGGATCCGCGCGAGCTGCTGGCCGAGATCTGTCGGCAGGTCGGACTGCTTCCGGTGCACGCGAGCGTCGCCGCAGTCGACCCGAACGACATGTATCGCGACGGCCGCGAGCTGGCGAAGGTCGCCGACTCCATCGTCGTCGAGGTGCCGCTCGTCGACGACGCCGTGGTGGCGATCCGCCGGCTTGCGAGCGAGGGCGTGCGCGTCGCGGCGACGCTCGCGTTCAACGCGGCGCAGGCGCTGCTCGCCGCGAAGTCGGGCGCGTCGTCGGTCACCATCGCGGTGGACCAGCTCCACGAGCTCGGAACCGACAGCATCGTGGTGGTGCAGGAGTCGCGGCGGCTGTTCGACCGCGCGGGCGCGGAGTGCGATCTCGTCGCCGCCTATCCGCGCGGCTCGGCGGAGTTCATCGCGTGCGGGCTCGCCGGCGCCGACGCGGTCACGGTGGACGTCGAGAACCTGCGCAGCCTGCTCGTGCATCCGCTCACCGACCGCGGCGTCGATCGCTTCCTGAAGGAGCTCGCGACGCGCCCGAAGCCGCGCATCGCGCCGGTGTGA
- a CDS encoding S1C family serine protease, whose translation MRTVRPPAALAMLVVVGCQGGAPSDSAAQTLPAPSSSSSQRLPEPSASTTVPASRRTAIVTAVERVAPAVVTVQTETVERTPIDPFDYFFGRGGSGEQRRAGLGTGFIVRDDGVIVTNAHVITGATQVMVAMRDGKRLTARVVGSDETNDLAVLKVDAKGLPVAPLGTSDNLLIGEWAIAIGNPFGFVLGNSEPSVTAGVISATGRNLVGQVEGGGLYLDMIQTDAAINPGNSGGPLVNADGEVIGVNSSIYSPSGGSVGLGFAIPINRARRVAEDLLAHGVVRRPWVGVSLSAPRSATSALDVVAADAVVRAVTPGRPPRSPASRPATCSCASATASCATRSTGRPRCSICGSVRTCR comes from the coding sequence ATGCGCACGGTCCGTCCGCCCGCCGCGCTGGCGATGCTCGTCGTCGTCGGCTGCCAGGGAGGCGCGCCGTCCGACTCCGCGGCGCAGACCCTGCCCGCGCCGTCGTCGTCGTCGTCGCAGCGGCTCCCCGAGCCGAGCGCGTCGACGACGGTGCCGGCGAGCCGCCGCACGGCGATCGTCACGGCCGTGGAGCGCGTCGCGCCCGCCGTCGTCACGGTGCAGACCGAGACGGTGGAGCGCACGCCGATCGATCCGTTCGACTACTTCTTCGGGCGCGGCGGCAGCGGCGAGCAGCGCCGCGCGGGGCTCGGCACCGGCTTCATCGTGCGCGACGACGGCGTGATCGTGACCAACGCGCACGTCATCACCGGCGCGACGCAGGTCATGGTCGCGATGCGCGACGGCAAGCGCCTCACCGCGCGCGTCGTCGGCTCCGACGAGACGAACGACCTCGCGGTGCTGAAGGTCGACGCGAAGGGGCTTCCCGTCGCGCCGTTAGGCACGTCGGACAACCTGCTCATCGGCGAGTGGGCGATCGCGATCGGCAACCCGTTCGGCTTCGTGCTCGGCAACAGCGAGCCGAGCGTGACGGCAGGCGTCATCAGCGCGACGGGGCGCAACCTCGTCGGCCAGGTCGAGGGCGGTGGGCTCTACCTCGACATGATCCAGACGGATGCCGCGATCAATCCCGGCAACTCGGGCGGCCCGCTCGTGAACGCGGACGGCGAGGTGATCGGCGTCAACAGCTCGATCTACTCGCCGAGCGGCGGCTCGGTGGGACTCGGCTTCGCGATCCCCATCAACCGCGCGCGGCGCGTCGCCGAGGATCTGCTCGCGCACGGCGTCGTTAGGCGCCCGTGGGTCGGCGTGTCGCTCAGCGCGCCGCGCTCGGCGACGAGCGCCCTCGACGTCGTCGCCGCCGACGCGGTGGTGCGCGCGGTGACCCCGGGTCGCCCGCCGCGCTCGCCGGCATCCAGGCCGGCGACGTGCTCGTGCGCGTCGGCAACCGCGTCGTGCGCAACCCGTTCGACTGGGAGGCCGCGCTGCTCGATCTGCGGGTCGGTCAGGACGTGCCGGTGA
- a CDS encoding PDZ domain-containing protein, translated as MRVGNRVVRNPFDWEAALLDLRVGQDVPVIVRRGAAQRTLTVRIGDLPEVSAPKVTVLRELQLVSLTPAIRAERSIRSQAGALVYQASQRVSEELGLQPGDVIVQVNRTGVATADDVARAIDYYAGRGPIRLFFERGGQLAFTDVLIR; from the coding sequence GTGCGCGTCGGCAACCGCGTCGTGCGCAACCCGTTCGACTGGGAGGCCGCGCTGCTCGATCTGCGGGTCGGTCAGGACGTGCCGGTGATCGTGCGCCGCGGCGCCGCCCAGCGCACGCTCACGGTGCGCATCGGCGACCTGCCGGAGGTGAGCGCGCCGAAGGTGACGGTGCTGCGCGAGCTGCAGCTCGTCTCGCTCACGCCGGCCATCCGGGCCGAGCGCAGCATCCGCTCGCAGGCGGGCGCCCTCGTGTACCAGGCGAGCCAGCGCGTGTCCGAGGAGCTCGGGCTGCAGCCGGGCGACGTCATCGTGCAGGTGAATCGCACCGGGGTCGCGACGGCCGACGACGTGGCGCGCGCGATCGACTACTACGCGGGGCGCGGACCGATCCGCCTCTTCTTCGAGCGCGGTGGACAGCTCGCCTTCACCGACGTCCTGATCAGGTGA
- the purB gene encoding adenylosuccinate lyase produces MTERHLTYSSPLAERYASRAMLELWSPQVRHGLWRRLWLALAEAERELGVPIPEGALDEMRAHVDDIDFAAVAAYERRFRHDVMAHVHAFGDVAPTARPYIHLGATSAYVTDNGDLIQMRRGLGLLRDKIVAALRALADFAREWRDLPTLGYTHIQPAQLTTVGKRATLWMQDLLLDLRDVDHRMSTLPFRGVKGTTGTQASFLAIFDGDHEKVRELDRRVTAKMEFATSLPVTGQTYTRKLDAQVLDVVSGIAASAAKFASDMRVLQAFGEIEEPFEKEQIGSSAMAYKRNPMRAERINALARFVQSLEPNANQTHAVQFFERTLDDSANRRLAIPESFLAADAILVLLTNVAAGLEVHPARIRRRVDDELPFMATEEIIVRAVRAGGDRQAIHEVIRGHSVEAARAVKDGAPRNDLLERLAGDAGFAALGVSLDDLRLTLDPARFVGRAPRQVDEFLAEEVGPVLAAHALGDAAREEVRV; encoded by the coding sequence GTGACCGAACGACATCTCACGTACTCATCCCCGCTCGCCGAGCGCTACGCCTCGCGAGCGATGCTGGAGCTGTGGTCGCCGCAGGTGCGGCATGGCCTGTGGCGCCGCCTGTGGCTCGCGCTGGCGGAAGCGGAGCGCGAGCTCGGCGTGCCGATTCCCGAGGGCGCGCTCGACGAGATGCGCGCGCACGTCGACGACATCGACTTCGCCGCCGTCGCCGCGTACGAGCGCCGCTTCCGGCACGACGTGATGGCGCACGTGCACGCGTTCGGCGACGTGGCGCCGACGGCGCGACCGTACATCCACCTCGGCGCGACGAGCGCGTACGTCACCGACAACGGTGACCTGATCCAGATGCGCCGCGGCCTCGGGCTGCTGCGCGACAAGATCGTCGCCGCGCTGCGCGCCCTGGCCGATTTCGCGCGCGAGTGGCGCGACCTCCCGACGCTCGGCTACACGCACATCCAGCCGGCGCAGCTCACCACGGTCGGCAAGCGGGCGACGCTGTGGATGCAGGATCTGCTGCTCGATCTGCGCGACGTCGACCATCGCATGTCGACGCTGCCGTTCCGCGGCGTGAAGGGCACCACCGGCACACAGGCGTCGTTCCTCGCCATCTTCGACGGCGACCACGAGAAGGTGCGCGAGCTCGATCGGCGCGTGACGGCGAAGATGGAGTTCGCGACCTCGCTGCCGGTGACGGGTCAGACGTACACGCGCAAGCTCGACGCCCAGGTGCTCGACGTCGTGAGCGGGATCGCCGCGAGCGCGGCGAAGTTCGCGAGCGACATGCGCGTGCTGCAGGCGTTCGGCGAGATCGAGGAGCCGTTCGAGAAGGAGCAGATCGGCTCCTCGGCCATGGCGTACAAGCGCAACCCGATGCGCGCGGAGCGCATCAACGCGCTCGCGCGTTTCGTGCAGAGCCTGGAGCCTAACGCGAACCAGACGCACGCGGTGCAGTTCTTCGAGCGCACGCTCGACGACTCCGCGAACCGCCGCCTCGCCATCCCCGAGTCGTTCCTCGCCGCCGATGCCATCCTCGTGCTCCTGACGAACGTCGCCGCCGGGCTCGAGGTGCATCCCGCGCGCATCCGGCGCCGCGTGGACGACGAGCTGCCGTTCATGGCGACCGAGGAGATCATCGTGCGCGCCGTCCGCGCGGGCGGCGACCGCCAGGCGATCCACGAGGTGATCCGCGGGCACAGCGTGGAGGCCGCGCGGGCCGTGAAGGACGGCGCGCCACGCAACGACCTCCTCGAGCGCCTCGCCGGCGACGCGGGCTTCGCCGCGCTCGGCGTGTCGCTGGACGATCTGCGCCTCACGCTCGACCCGGCGCGCTTCGTCGGCCGCGCGCCGCGCCAGGTCGACGAGTTCCTCGCCGAGGAGGTGGGGCCCGTGCTCGCGGCGCACGCCCTCGGCGACGCCGCGCGCGAGGAGGTGCGGGTATGA
- a CDS encoding phosphoribosylaminoimidazolesuccinocarboxamide synthase, whose translation MTAPAISTTALPLTLARRGKVRDVYTVDADRLLVVATDRVSAFDVVMAEPVPHKGAVLTQLTAWWLRHLEPEVEHHMLSANADEIAAAVPALAPHVDALHGRAMLCRRADVFPVECVVRGYISGSAWKEYRAHGTLAGERLRAGLRESDRLDPPIFSPATKAETGHDENITIGRMGEIVGVEAARDLERLSRTVYERGRALAAGRGIIIADTKFEFGLRDGRIILVDEVLTPDSSRFWPADAYEPGRTQPSFDKQPLRDWLDAERRAGRWNGEAPPPTLPPEVVNATSLRYLEAYRRITGTELDVPTAAPTAAT comes from the coding sequence ATGACGGCGCCCGCGATCAGCACTACCGCGCTGCCGCTCACCCTCGCCCGCCGCGGCAAGGTCCGCGACGTATACACCGTAGACGCCGACCGCCTGCTCGTCGTCGCGACCGATCGGGTGAGCGCGTTCGACGTCGTGATGGCCGAGCCGGTGCCGCACAAGGGCGCCGTGCTCACGCAGCTCACCGCGTGGTGGCTCCGGCATCTGGAGCCGGAGGTCGAGCACCACATGCTGAGCGCGAACGCCGACGAGATCGCGGCCGCGGTCCCCGCGCTGGCGCCGCACGTCGACGCGCTCCACGGCCGCGCGATGCTCTGCCGCCGCGCCGACGTGTTCCCCGTGGAGTGCGTGGTGCGCGGCTACATCTCGGGGTCGGCGTGGAAGGAGTACCGCGCGCACGGCACGCTCGCCGGCGAGCGGCTGCGCGCCGGTCTCCGCGAGAGCGACCGCCTCGACCCGCCGATCTTCAGCCCCGCGACGAAGGCCGAGACGGGGCACGACGAGAACATCACGATCGGCCGCATGGGCGAGATCGTCGGCGTCGAGGCGGCGCGCGACCTCGAGCGCCTGTCGCGCACGGTCTACGAGCGTGGCCGCGCGCTCGCCGCCGGGCGCGGGATCATCATCGCGGACACGAAGTTCGAGTTCGGGCTGCGCGACGGCCGCATCATCCTCGTCGACGAGGTGCTGACGCCCGACAGCTCGCGGTTCTGGCCCGCCGACGCGTACGAGCCCGGCCGCACGCAGCCGAGCTTCGACAAGCAGCCGCTGCGCGACTGGCTCGACGCCGAGCGACGCGCCGGCCGCTGGAACGGCGAGGCGCCCCCACCGACCCTGCCGCCGGAGGTCGTGAACGCGACCAGCCTCCGCTATCTTGAGGCGTACCGCCGCATCACCGGCACCGAGCTGGACGTACCCACCGCTGCCCCGACTGCTGCGACGTGA
- a CDS encoding phosphatidylserine decarboxylase family protein: MRYAKEGIPFIVGSAILALLALGAAVRMGGAWWIVAVLIAVIAGWVAYFFRDPERSGDRGEHLVVAPADGKVVLITEIDEPTFVGGRAMRVSIFMNVFSVHVNRYPVSGVVRHVKYAPGKFLNAVSEASSAENEQTSVGIDTGRYRVLVRQIAGLIARRIITYSREGDAVTQGERMGLIRFGSRVDVFVPVGSTLRTKLGELTSAGTTVIAELPR; this comes from the coding sequence GTGAGATACGCGAAGGAAGGGATCCCGTTCATCGTCGGCAGCGCCATCCTCGCGCTTCTCGCGCTCGGCGCGGCCGTGCGGATGGGCGGCGCGTGGTGGATCGTCGCCGTCCTGATCGCCGTCATCGCCGGCTGGGTCGCGTACTTCTTCCGCGACCCCGAGCGCAGCGGCGACCGTGGCGAGCACCTCGTCGTCGCGCCGGCCGACGGCAAGGTCGTGCTCATCACCGAGATCGACGAGCCGACGTTCGTCGGCGGCCGCGCGATGCGCGTGTCGATCTTCATGAACGTGTTCAGCGTGCACGTGAACCGATATCCGGTGAGCGGCGTCGTGCGGCACGTGAAGTACGCGCCCGGGAAGTTCCTGAACGCCGTGAGCGAGGCGTCGAGCGCGGAGAACGAGCAGACGTCGGTCGGCATCGACACGGGACGCTATCGCGTTCTCGTGCGACAGATCGCGGGGCTCATCGCACGCCGCATCATCACGTACAGCCGCGAGGGCGATGCGGTCACGCAGGGCGAGCGCATGGGGCTCATCCGGTTCGGCTCGCGCGTCGACGTGTTCGTCCCCGTCGGGTCCACGCTGCGCACGAAGCTCGGCGAGCTGACGAGCGCGGGCACCACCGTCATCGCCGAGCTGCCACGATGA
- a CDS encoding CDP-alcohol phosphatidyltransferase family protein → MTPRLRRPALRRPAPGPWLPNGFTLANLGFGIYAIISASHGNFETAVRCIVFGGVADLFDGAVARATRTGSELGEQLDSLVDAISFGLAPAMIVYYAVLPQTGWGGWGPVFIYTAAAVFRLARFNVTQAGASKAYFIGLPSPAAGGTLATYYWFTQTSLYQDTRIIDLPWKEIMPILMLLLASMMSSTVPYPAWPKVGVRSWRAVAGLLGVIGIVTAAILFTKYFFFLFGVGYVSYGLLRALALALFEFPGGGEPRRRATDYVDPLESYGMTPVASRAVAEENGDEILRDDGSLARRRRRRRHRRPGTPGTPGTPGQGSSSPDE, encoded by the coding sequence ATGACGCCGAGACTCCGCCGCCCCGCGCTCCGCCGCCCCGCCCCCGGCCCCTGGCTGCCGAACGGGTTCACGCTCGCGAACCTCGGCTTCGGCATCTACGCCATCATCAGCGCGTCGCACGGCAACTTCGAGACGGCCGTGCGCTGCATCGTGTTCGGCGGCGTCGCGGATCTGTTCGACGGCGCGGTGGCGCGGGCGACGCGCACGGGCTCCGAGCTCGGCGAGCAGCTCGACTCGCTCGTCGACGCGATCTCGTTCGGCCTCGCGCCGGCGATGATCGTGTACTACGCGGTGCTGCCGCAGACGGGCTGGGGCGGCTGGGGGCCCGTGTTCATCTACACGGCGGCGGCGGTGTTCCGGCTCGCGCGCTTCAACGTGACGCAGGCCGGCGCCTCGAAGGCGTACTTCATCGGCCTGCCGAGCCCCGCGGCGGGCGGCACGCTCGCCACGTACTACTGGTTCACGCAGACCAGCCTGTATCAGGACACGCGCATCATCGATCTCCCGTGGAAGGAGATCATGCCGATCCTGATGCTGCTACTCGCCTCGATGATGAGCAGCACGGTGCCCTACCCGGCGTGGCCGAAGGTGGGCGTGCGCTCGTGGCGCGCGGTGGCCGGACTGCTCGGCGTCATCGGCATCGTGACGGCGGCGATTCTCTTCACGAAGTACTTCTTCTTCCTGTTCGGCGTCGGATACGTTTCGTACGGGCTGCTGCGCGCGCTGGCGCTCGCGCTGTTCGAGTTCCCCGGCGGCGGCGAGCCGCGACGGCGCGCGACGGACTACGTCGATCCACTGGAGTCCTACGGCATGACGCCGGTCGCGAGCCGCGCGGTCGCCGAAGAGAACGGCGACGAGATCTTGCGCGACGATGGCTCGCTGGCCCGACGCCGTCGCCGCCGCCGTCACCGCCGCCCGGGCACGCCGGGCACTCCGGGCACGCCCGGCCAGGGCTCCAGCAGTCCGGACGAATGA
- the purS gene encoding phosphoribosylformylglycinamidine synthase subunit PurS yields MTAYRVEIRVVPRKGILDPQGQAVAGALHALGFDAVTDVRVGRHIVLETRAADPEGAGRAAREMCERLLANPVTEDFEIEQVVPAAT; encoded by the coding sequence ATGACCGCATATCGCGTCGAGATCCGCGTCGTTCCCCGCAAGGGCATCCTCGACCCGCAGGGGCAGGCCGTCGCCGGCGCGCTGCACGCGCTCGGCTTCGACGCCGTCACCGACGTGCGCGTCGGCCGCCACATCGTGCTCGAGACGCGCGCCGCCGACCCCGAGGGGGCCGGACGTGCCGCGCGCGAGATGTGCGAGCGGCTCCTCGCGAATCCGGTCACCGAGGACTTCGAGATCGAGCAGGTCGTTCCTGCCGCGACGTGA
- the purQ gene encoding phosphoribosylformylglycinamidine synthase subunit PurQ, with protein MKFGIVTFPGSNCDYDAYHAVVDQLGETAEYLWHKDHDLRGSDVVILPGGFSYGDYLRAGAIARFSPIMQEVVAHADRGGAVLAICNGFQIACEAGLLPGALMRNANLKFVCEQRHLRVENVNTAFTAEYEEGQVIRIPVAHGEGRYVADDDALDRLDGEGRVVFRYCNAAGGTDATSNPNQSMRAIAGIVGDAGNVLGMMPHPERAVDALLGSADGLPLFESILARVGA; from the coding sequence ATGAAGTTCGGCATCGTCACGTTCCCCGGATCGAACTGCGACTACGACGCGTATCACGCCGTGGTCGACCAGCTCGGCGAGACCGCCGAGTATCTGTGGCACAAGGACCACGACCTCCGCGGCAGCGACGTCGTGATCCTGCCCGGAGGCTTCAGCTACGGCGACTACCTGCGGGCCGGAGCCATCGCGCGCTTCAGCCCGATCATGCAGGAGGTCGTCGCCCACGCCGATCGCGGCGGAGCCGTGCTCGCGATCTGCAACGGCTTCCAGATCGCGTGCGAGGCGGGACTGCTTCCCGGCGCGCTGATGCGCAACGCGAACCTCAAGTTCGTGTGCGAGCAGCGGCACCTGCGCGTGGAGAACGTGAACACGGCGTTCACGGCGGAGTATGAGGAAGGACAGGTGATCCGCATCCCTGTCGCGCACGGCGAGGGGCGTTACGTCGCCGACGACGACGCGCTCGACCGCCTGGACGGCGAGGGGCGCGTCGTGTTCCGCTACTGCAATGCGGCCGGCGGTACCGACGCGACGTCGAACCCGAACCAGTCGATGCGCGCCATCGCCGGCATCGTCGGCGACGCCGGCAACGTGCTCGGCATGATGCCGCACCCCGAGCGCGCCGTCGATGCGCTGTTAGGCTCCGCCGACGGGCTCCCGCTGTTCGAGTCCATTCTGGCACGCGTCGGCGCCTGA